The proteins below come from a single Chthoniobacterales bacterium genomic window:
- a CDS encoding protein-disulfide reductase DsbD domain-containing protein, which produces MTRLRCRGYSSMVSNGMNPGFSMRSSLLAAISVLAFVCPGRAQTFQGKELVQASLVADVNAVVPGKPLTVGLLLKMAPHWHTYWRFSGDAGLPTEIKWNLPPGWKAGEIQWPLPFRMIDPGDIETYGYDNEVMLLQEITPPASVPDSSIKLAAEASWLVCEKLCIPGSANLQIGLPVSDKNAAANEDLFTRYRRSLPQKWPEGKVASATWSRGGQELQLTVESAALANYPAADFFPLPDANVVVGHPKTERSAPGKLIFRVPIEGDPKLSALNGVVVFGQSANSAERNGWTLPTEVQMLSGGSGSLWKFLLFGFLGGFILNLMPCVLPVISLKIFGFIQHAGQDRRRILRSGLAFIAGIFAWFIGLALLLIGLKSAGREITWAFQFTNPYFVLFMSAVVLVFALNLFGVFEITLPQSASRGVLGWTAREGDAGSFFQGVFATVLATPCTAPFLGTALGFAFTQSGWTILLMFVAIAAGMSSPYLLLSAQPAWMRLLPKPGAWMVHVKQLMGFLLLATLLFLLWVLGAQRGVEGVIWASCFLLALSVVCWMKGVFLVPTASHVARVVSILLALLLLLGSGYYFIGEKFRATRLASGEMQMQGDWQPFTPERLEEELGQGHSVFVDFTAAWCLTCKFNEASVLESSAVRDAFQRHGVVKIKADWTNADPAITKILKQFGRPGVPMYVLYPGKNAEPILFPELLTQSLILEKLETLLPHVAAQ; this is translated from the coding sequence ATGACGCGGCTACGTTGCCGTGGTTATTCCTCGATGGTAAGTAACGGCATGAATCCAGGGTTTTCCATGCGCAGCTCGTTGCTCGCGGCGATCTCGGTCCTGGCATTCGTCTGCCCCGGTCGCGCCCAGACTTTCCAGGGCAAGGAACTGGTCCAGGCCAGCCTGGTCGCCGATGTCAACGCCGTTGTTCCGGGCAAACCCCTTACCGTCGGCCTTCTTCTGAAAATGGCGCCGCATTGGCATACCTATTGGCGTTTTTCCGGCGACGCTGGTTTGCCCACCGAGATCAAATGGAACCTGCCGCCCGGTTGGAAGGCAGGCGAAATCCAGTGGCCGCTTCCGTTTCGGATGATCGACCCCGGGGATATCGAAACCTACGGTTACGACAATGAAGTGATGCTCCTCCAGGAGATCACGCCGCCGGCGTCGGTGCCTGATTCTTCGATCAAATTGGCGGCTGAAGCCAGCTGGCTCGTTTGCGAGAAACTTTGTATCCCGGGCAGCGCGAATCTCCAAATTGGACTCCCCGTTTCCGACAAGAATGCGGCCGCGAACGAGGACCTCTTCACGCGCTATCGGCGATCACTTCCGCAGAAATGGCCGGAGGGCAAGGTCGCCAGCGCGACTTGGAGCCGAGGCGGCCAGGAATTGCAATTGACGGTCGAGAGCGCCGCGCTGGCGAATTATCCCGCGGCGGATTTTTTCCCATTGCCGGACGCCAACGTCGTTGTCGGTCATCCCAAAACGGAGCGGAGCGCTCCCGGCAAGCTGATCTTCCGGGTGCCGATTGAAGGCGACCCAAAATTGTCCGCGCTCAACGGGGTGGTCGTCTTCGGCCAGAGCGCGAACAGCGCCGAGCGCAACGGCTGGACGTTGCCGACTGAGGTCCAGATGCTTTCCGGGGGATCCGGAAGCCTCTGGAAATTTCTGCTCTTCGGTTTCCTCGGCGGCTTCATTCTGAACCTGATGCCCTGTGTGTTGCCGGTCATCTCGCTCAAGATTTTTGGTTTCATCCAGCACGCCGGCCAAGATCGGCGACGCATCCTGCGAAGCGGGCTCGCCTTTATCGCGGGGATTTTTGCCTGGTTCATTGGCCTCGCGCTTCTCCTCATCGGGCTGAAATCAGCCGGTCGCGAGATCACCTGGGCGTTTCAATTCACGAATCCGTATTTCGTCCTGTTTATGAGCGCGGTGGTTCTGGTTTTTGCGCTCAATCTTTTCGGCGTTTTCGAAATCACGCTGCCCCAAAGCGCGAGTCGCGGGGTGCTCGGTTGGACCGCGCGGGAAGGGGACGCCGGCTCTTTTTTCCAGGGCGTCTTCGCGACCGTTCTGGCGACACCCTGTACGGCGCCGTTCCTCGGCACGGCGCTGGGGTTTGCCTTTACCCAATCGGGCTGGACGATTCTGCTGATGTTTGTCGCCATCGCGGCCGGCATGTCTTCGCCTTATCTCCTGCTTTCCGCCCAACCGGCCTGGATGCGTCTGCTCCCCAAGCCCGGTGCCTGGATGGTGCACGTGAAACAGCTGATGGGTTTTCTCCTGCTGGCGACGCTCCTCTTTTTGCTTTGGGTCCTGGGCGCTCAACGCGGGGTTGAAGGGGTCATTTGGGCCTCCTGCTTTTTGCTGGCGCTCAGTGTCGTCTGCTGGATGAAAGGCGTCTTCCTTGTGCCGACGGCTTCCCATGTGGCTCGTGTCGTCTCGATCCTGCTCGCGCTCCTGCTTCTGCTCGGCAGCGGCTATTATTTTATCGGCGAAAAATTCCGCGCCACCCGCCTCGCTTCCGGCGAGATGCAGATGCAGGGCGACTGGCAGCCTTTTACGCCGGAGCGTTTGGAAGAGGAACTCGGGCAAGGCCATTCCGTCTTCGTGGATTTCACCGCGGCCTGGTGCCTGACCTGCAAGTTTAACGAGGCGAGCGTCCTCGAAAGCAGCGCCGTGCGCGATGCCTTTCAACGCCACGGCGTCGTCAAAATTAAAGCGGACTGGACCAATGCCGATCCCGCGATCACAAAAATTTTGAAACAATTTGGCCGGCCCGGTGTCCCAATGTATGTGCTTTACCCGGGCAAGAACGCGGAACCGATTTTGTTTCCGGAATTGCTCACCCAAAGCCTTATCCTGGAAAAACTGGAAACCCTGTTACCACACGTCGCTGCTCAATGA
- a CDS encoding redoxin domain-containing protein: MKSKLLVSLLSCVASTALFAAESPAVGTTAPDFSVTDSKGKTQSVSQYKGKYVVLEWFNPECPFVKKHYGSGNMQKLQEEFTGKGVVWLSIDSSAAGKEGHLTAEQANQKMTEWKTKQTALLLDPNGKAGQTYGAKNTPHMFVINPEGKIIYEGAIDSKASANPADLANSTNYVKVALEESMGGKPVTTATTKPYGCSVKY; encoded by the coding sequence ATGAAATCAAAACTGCTTGTTAGCCTGCTCTCCTGTGTTGCTTCCACCGCGCTTTTCGCTGCCGAATCTCCGGCGGTCGGAACCACCGCGCCCGATTTTTCGGTGACCGATTCGAAAGGGAAGACGCAATCTGTCTCGCAATACAAGGGGAAGTACGTGGTCTTGGAGTGGTTCAATCCCGAGTGCCCATTCGTGAAGAAGCATTATGGCAGCGGGAACATGCAAAAGTTGCAGGAAGAATTTACCGGCAAGGGCGTCGTCTGGCTGAGCATCGATTCATCGGCTGCTGGCAAAGAAGGACACCTCACCGCTGAGCAGGCGAACCAGAAAATGACGGAATGGAAAACGAAACAAACGGCCCTGCTTCTTGATCCCAACGGTAAAGCTGGCCAGACCTATGGGGCGAAGAACACGCCGCATATGTTCGTCATCAATCCCGAAGGCAAAATCATTTACGAAGGCGCCATCGACAGCAAAGCCTCCGCCAATCCGGCCGACCTCGCGAACTCGACCAATTACGTGAAAGTCGCGCTCGAGGAATCGATGGGCGGCAAGCCTGTGACCACGGCCACCACGAAGCCGTACGGTTGCTCGGTGAAGTACTAG
- a CDS encoding SDR family NAD(P)-dependent oxidoreductase, which produces MSGFDLTGCCALITGASAGIGREFARQLAGRAASLVLVARRLERLEELRAELTKGDPNLNVHCRAVDLADERAVTALCDWLAQEKIAVDFLINNAGLGDRGTFVTGEPERLRQMLEVNIVALTMLTRALLPAMIEKRRGAILNVSSSAGFLSLRKMAVYAASKAYVTSFSEAVRGEVRKQGIVVSTLCPGPVDTEFSSVARRSIVKQPYPSPSFMHVPVEAVVRASLAGIEHNKALVIPGIVMKIAMLLVRLTPMAILRRL; this is translated from the coding sequence ATGAGCGGATTCGACCTGACTGGCTGTTGCGCGTTGATTACCGGAGCGTCGGCCGGGATTGGGCGCGAGTTCGCCCGGCAATTGGCGGGTCGTGCCGCGTCGCTCGTTCTGGTGGCTCGACGCTTGGAGAGGCTGGAGGAACTGCGCGCCGAGCTGACGAAAGGGGATCCGAACCTGAATGTCCACTGTCGCGCCGTCGATCTCGCGGATGAGAGAGCTGTGACGGCATTATGCGATTGGCTCGCGCAGGAAAAAATCGCGGTCGATTTCTTGATTAACAATGCCGGCCTCGGCGATCGCGGGACGTTCGTTACCGGAGAGCCGGAGCGTCTCCGCCAAATGCTCGAAGTAAACATTGTCGCGCTCACGATGCTGACGCGCGCGCTGTTGCCCGCGATGATCGAGAAGAGACGCGGCGCGATCCTGAACGTCAGCTCGAGCGCCGGATTTCTTTCGCTCCGGAAAATGGCCGTTTACGCTGCCAGCAAAGCGTACGTCACCAGTTTCTCCGAGGCCGTCCGCGGCGAAGTCCGGAAACAAGGCATTGTCGTGAGCACGCTTTGTCCCGGCCCCGTCGATACCGAGTTCAGCTCCGTCGCACGCCGCAGCATCGTGAAGCAGCCGTATCCCAGCCCTTCCTTCATGCACGTGCCGGTGGAAGCTGTCGTCCGCGCCAGTCTCGCCGGAATCGAGCACAACAAAGCGCTCGTCATTCCGGGAATCGTAATGAAGATCGCGATGCTCCTCGTGCGGCTCACGCCGATGGCGATCCTGCGGCGCCTCTAG
- a CDS encoding GDSL-type esterase/lipase family protein has product MRKTMPAFWGIALAAYFFPATLFGQTATPSPASVSKKNIVFLGDSLTAGLGVQSGEAFPALVAEKIRAAQLPFEIQNAGLSGDTSAGGLRRIDWLLQRPIDVLFLELGGNDGLRGLDLKAMKSNLQAIIDKAKTKNPQMKVVIAGMQMPPNMGDDYANGFSRVYRELAQENKATLIPFLLEGVGGNRELNQRDLIHPSPEGHRIIADLVWRTLEPILRAP; this is encoded by the coding sequence ATGAGAAAAACGATGCCAGCATTTTGGGGAATTGCGCTCGCCGCTTATTTTTTCCCAGCGACGCTTTTCGGCCAGACCGCCACTCCCTCGCCGGCGTCGGTTTCGAAGAAGAACATCGTTTTTCTGGGCGACAGCCTTACGGCCGGGTTGGGCGTCCAGTCAGGGGAAGCGTTTCCGGCCCTGGTCGCGGAGAAGATCCGCGCCGCCCAGCTGCCGTTCGAAATCCAGAACGCAGGTTTGAGCGGCGATACCAGCGCGGGAGGCTTGCGCCGGATCGATTGGCTGCTCCAACGGCCGATCGACGTTCTCTTTCTTGAACTTGGCGGCAACGACGGACTGCGCGGCCTCGATTTGAAAGCGATGAAATCGAACCTCCAGGCCATCATCGACAAAGCCAAAACGAAGAATCCTCAGATGAAAGTTGTGATTGCCGGAATGCAGATGCCGCCAAACATGGGCGACGATTATGCGAATGGGTTTTCGCGAGTTTACAGGGAACTCGCCCAGGAAAATAAGGCTACGCTCATTCCGTTCCTGCTCGAAGGCGTTGGCGGCAATCGCGAATTGAACCAGCGCGACCTGATTCATCCAAGCCCGGAGGGACATCGAATCATCGCCGACCTGGTCTGGCGCACCTTGGAGCCAATCCTGCGCGCGCCATGA
- a CDS encoding ABC transporter ATP-binding protein — MSASSILDVQHLTKTYATGAGQLTVLRDISFDLPAGGTCSILGPSGSGKTTLLGLCAGLDRPTSGSVLLNGITLGEEGEDERARIRNEHVGFVFQNFQLIPTLTALENVTVPMELRGDRSARQLGLDLLGRVGLGERVDHYPAQLSGGEQQRVALARAFINRPKILFADEPTGNLDAETSSSVIEVMLELNRSAGTALVLVTHDPEVARLTERTIRLKNGEMV, encoded by the coding sequence ATGAGCGCCTCTTCCATTCTCGATGTTCAGCACCTGACCAAGACTTACGCGACCGGCGCCGGCCAGCTCACGGTGCTCAGAGATATTTCGTTCGACCTGCCGGCGGGCGGGACCTGCTCGATCCTCGGACCATCGGGCAGCGGGAAGACAACGCTGCTCGGCCTCTGCGCGGGCCTGGATCGGCCGACGTCGGGGTCGGTCCTTTTAAACGGGATCACGCTGGGCGAAGAGGGGGAGGATGAGCGGGCCCGGATTCGCAACGAACATGTCGGCTTCGTCTTCCAAAACTTTCAGCTCATTCCGACGCTAACGGCGCTGGAGAACGTGACCGTGCCGATGGAACTGCGCGGCGACCGGAGCGCGCGGCAACTGGGACTCGACTTGTTAGGCCGGGTCGGGCTCGGCGAACGAGTGGACCATTATCCCGCGCAGCTTTCCGGGGGCGAACAGCAGCGGGTGGCTTTGGCGCGGGCTTTCATCAACCGTCCAAAAATCCTTTTCGCGGACGAGCCGACCGGAAACCTCGACGCCGAGACGAGCAGTTCGGTCATCGAAGTCATGCTGGAGCTAAACCGCAGCGCGGGGACCGCGCTGGTGTTGGTGACCCATGATCCGGAGGTCGCCCGCCTGACCGAGCGGACCATCCGGCTGAAGAACGGGGAGATGGTATGA
- a CDS encoding FtsX-like permease family protein: protein MINSFIWKMAWRDSRSSRRRLLLFSISITLGIAALVSIGSFRHSLARAIDDQARTLLGADLVVQSTRAFRPEDEALLHSLGEAQAREVRFTTMTSFPKSNGTRLASVRALGGDFPFYGPMETTPAAAAREFREGARAVLEESLMLQFHVEPGDPVKIGDFEFIVAGALRKMPGEATAAGSFAPRVYIPLQELEQTHLLKPGSLARYRAYVKFPENTDVEARMEMLGPQIKRLGMDYDTVEKRKRDLGKSLDNLYRFLNLVGFISLLLGAVGVASAIQAHLQQKTRTGAILRCLGMSAAGTVTVYLIQTAAMGLFGAGMGAALGVAMQRLFPRILMSFLPLPITTSLAWQPIFAGFFIGFAVCILFALPPLLRFRRLSPLRVFRAAVEVESPGRRRDLILWAIYGLIVAGITAFSISQAETVVRGVIFALALFVAVGIFAAVAKLLIVGIRKFFPHGWSFVLRQGLANLYRPNNRTLLLTLSLGLGTFLLLNLYLTREVLLSQFTSLGANNQPNIFFFDIQPDQKAGVAETVRAAGLPVIQEAPIVTMRLAEVKGRKSADILLDPQRKTPEWELEREYRTTYRDQLTETEKVTAGKWIGRIDYKPGDTVPISVEGDIAKDLGIKIGDELIFDVQGVPIKTTLASTREVDWKRFQTNFFVVFPAGVLENAPTFHVLVSRVPTPAESAKLQNAVVEKFPNVSAIDLTSVIQTVDSILSKVALVIRIMSLFTVGAGLIVLASTIWSGRYQRLQESILLRTLGASRLQIWKILCAEYFLLGVFASATGIVLAVAASWALAKFVFELSYSPTILPLFVTAGSVSLLTVAIGLIASRGVGSAPPLEILRAEAE from the coding sequence ATGATCAATTCCTTCATTTGGAAAATGGCGTGGCGCGACAGCCGGTCGAGCCGGCGGCGGCTCCTGCTCTTTTCCATCTCGATCACGCTGGGGATCGCGGCCCTGGTGAGCATCGGTTCGTTTCGCCACAGCCTGGCCCGGGCGATTGACGACCAGGCGCGCACGCTGCTGGGAGCGGATCTCGTCGTTCAATCGACGAGAGCGTTTCGACCTGAGGACGAAGCCCTGTTGCACTCGTTAGGCGAAGCGCAGGCGCGCGAAGTCCGGTTCACGACCATGACCAGTTTCCCGAAGAGCAACGGAACCAGACTTGCCAGCGTCCGCGCCCTTGGGGGCGATTTTCCGTTTTATGGCCCCATGGAAACGACGCCCGCGGCGGCCGCCCGCGAATTCCGGGAGGGAGCGCGCGCGGTCCTCGAGGAGAGTCTAATGCTCCAGTTCCACGTCGAACCGGGTGATCCGGTGAAAATCGGCGACTTTGAATTCATCGTTGCGGGTGCGCTTCGGAAAATGCCGGGCGAAGCGACGGCCGCCGGATCCTTCGCGCCGCGGGTTTACATTCCGCTCCAGGAGCTGGAGCAAACCCATTTGCTGAAGCCGGGCAGCCTCGCCCGCTATCGAGCCTATGTGAAGTTTCCGGAAAACACCGACGTCGAAGCGCGAATGGAAATGCTTGGGCCGCAGATCAAACGGCTGGGCATGGATTACGACACGGTCGAGAAGCGGAAGCGCGATCTCGGTAAGTCGCTCGATAACCTGTATCGTTTCCTCAATCTTGTCGGGTTCATTTCGCTCTTGCTCGGCGCCGTCGGCGTGGCCAGCGCGATCCAGGCGCATCTCCAGCAGAAAACCAGGACTGGCGCGATCCTGCGCTGTCTTGGCATGTCCGCGGCCGGCACCGTCACGGTCTATCTAATTCAGACCGCGGCGATGGGGCTTTTTGGCGCCGGCATGGGCGCGGCGCTCGGAGTGGCGATGCAGCGGCTTTTTCCGCGCATTCTCATGTCATTCCTGCCCCTGCCGATCACAACTTCCCTCGCGTGGCAGCCGATCTTTGCCGGCTTTTTCATCGGGTTCGCGGTTTGCATTCTCTTCGCCCTGCCGCCGCTGCTCCGCTTTCGACGATTGTCGCCCCTCCGCGTTTTTCGTGCCGCGGTGGAAGTCGAATCGCCGGGCCGCAGGCGCGACCTCATTCTCTGGGCGATCTACGGCCTGATCGTCGCCGGGATCACCGCGTTTTCGATTTCGCAGGCCGAAACAGTTGTGCGTGGCGTGATTTTCGCCCTGGCCTTGTTTGTGGCCGTCGGCATTTTTGCCGCGGTCGCCAAGCTCCTCATCGTTGGCATTCGCAAATTCTTCCCGCACGGTTGGAGCTTCGTGTTGCGGCAGGGATTGGCGAACCTTTACCGGCCGAACAACCGCACGCTGCTCCTCACCCTTTCGTTAGGGCTCGGTACTTTTCTCCTGCTCAATCTCTATCTCACTCGCGAAGTGTTGCTCTCGCAGTTCACTTCGCTCGGCGCCAATAACCAGCCCAACATCTTTTTCTTCGACATCCAGCCGGACCAAAAAGCGGGCGTGGCCGAGACTGTGCGGGCCGCCGGTCTGCCGGTCATCCAGGAAGCGCCGATCGTCACGATGCGGCTTGCTGAGGTGAAGGGACGGAAAAGCGCCGACATTCTCCTCGATCCGCAGCGGAAAACACCGGAGTGGGAATTGGAACGAGAATACCGGACGACTTATCGCGACCAGCTTACCGAGACCGAGAAGGTCACAGCGGGGAAATGGATTGGGCGGATCGACTATAAACCGGGCGATACGGTGCCGATCTCGGTCGAGGGTGACATTGCGAAAGATCTCGGGATAAAGATCGGCGACGAACTGATCTTCGACGTCCAGGGAGTCCCGATCAAGACGACGCTGGCCAGCACGCGAGAAGTCGATTGGAAACGGTTCCAGACGAATTTCTTTGTCGTGTTTCCAGCTGGCGTTTTGGAAAACGCCCCGACGTTTCATGTTTTGGTGAGCCGGGTGCCTACGCCGGCCGAATCCGCGAAATTGCAAAACGCGGTGGTGGAAAAATTCCCAAATGTTTCCGCGATCGACCTGACTTCCGTGATCCAAACCGTCGATTCGATTTTGAGCAAAGTGGCGCTGGTGATTCGCATCATGTCGCTCTTCACCGTGGGCGCCGGCCTGATCGTATTGGCGAGTACCATCTGGAGCGGGCGCTATCAGCGGCTTCAGGAAAGCATTCTGTTGCGCACGCTCGGGGCGTCGCGGCTGCAAATCTGGAAAATACTCTGCGCCGAATATTTTCTTCTCGGGGTTTTCGCGAGCGCCACGGGAATCGTCCTGGCGGTAGCCGCAAGCTGGGCCCTGGCGAAATTCGTTTTTGAACTCAGTTACTCGCCAACGATCTTGCCGCTTTTTGTAACGGCTGGCTCGGTGAGTTTGCTGACGGTTGCGATCGGGTTAATCGCGAGCCGTGGAGTAGGGAGCGCGCCGCCGCTGGAGATTTTGCGAGCGGAGGCGGAGTAA
- a CDS encoding pseudouridine synthase: protein MRLNRFLAAAGVGSRRHCDQLIAEGRVTINGRVCTDFSAQPAEEDHIKVGGKLVRRERPLHIILNKPAGFVSTRSDPNARDTIFDLLPPKFPRLFNIGRLDAQTEGLLVLTNDGDLAQRLTHPRYKIEKEYEVTLDHPWDPVLARKLIDGVMLDGQRARIDKIHSVKAARLQVVLRQGINRQIRRMFYEIGYEVKKLVRTRIGRLRLGDLPRGHWRPLSRSELKSLQPQDKR, encoded by the coding sequence ATGCGCCTGAACCGTTTTCTTGCCGCCGCCGGTGTCGGCTCGAGGCGGCATTGCGACCAGCTGATTGCTGAGGGTCGCGTCACGATCAACGGCCGGGTTTGCACTGATTTCAGCGCGCAACCCGCGGAGGAAGACCACATCAAAGTCGGCGGCAAACTCGTCCGCCGAGAACGCCCGCTCCACATCATCCTCAACAAGCCCGCGGGTTTTGTTTCGACGCGTTCCGATCCCAATGCGCGCGACACTATTTTCGATCTCCTGCCGCCGAAATTCCCGCGCCTCTTTAATATCGGCCGGCTCGATGCCCAGACGGAAGGCCTGCTGGTCCTGACCAACGATGGCGACCTGGCGCAACGCCTGACCCATCCGCGCTACAAAATCGAAAAGGAATATGAGGTCACCCTGGATCATCCCTGGGATCCGGTTCTCGCGCGGAAACTGATCGATGGCGTGATGCTCGACGGGCAGCGCGCCCGGATCGACAAGATCCATTCGGTAAAGGCTGCACGCCTTCAGGTTGTCCTCCGGCAAGGCATCAACCGGCAGATTCGCCGGATGTTTTACGAGATTGGCTATGAGGTGAAGAAACTCGTCCGCACCCGGATCGGGCGTCTGCGTTTGGGGGATTTGCCACGGGGACATTGGCGGCCGCTGAGCAGGAGCGAACTAAAATCGCTCCAGCCTCAGGACAAACGATAA
- a CDS encoding ATP-binding protein, protein MSTTTEYEQMEQVRILDSLRSKVRKQEKEGYKGLRKRVVRGSEENDGWIRDGDLIEVALVLSALSDSKKASDSDFQKLSDKLSADSLTLTSLDPGSFFEHIDIQTGKLGGTDDHVPVLRAAIILETLSRSFPSAFSSGGFGSYARIVYELYKASEPDEMLGGAGPGSDGGAQTAFVTMRCIRAVVSFANMCRDFAELTMAVVDLQEKPLPEMPQEWWDIHANVLKETAAITTKLYVDHWQFLEDGQSHEDKLRKICNLAEEAASKARATIEYYSAEEKKPSRLGRDKVRESFERLEKSFTDIAEKTKQISDLAAPLNAIAKELKEKLRPTSRYLESILDRELASALSQSRRIADGAELLFAVNGLAMLGNVEDARIERVLRAVSEQVTDAGRIPSHRPFDVFAKGYVLHVAAAESIRAFAELTVHAPETITAELVQKLLRHFGTTWQEKAGGWRHERDNENGLCQQWLTVVSLRALQALGRGLDKRINQLVLSNLSVRQPVELKNIGLPDLFYPDFGLVVSGLRKKSIANVLQGMRAHILGDTSQNHKYSLVLYGPPGTGKTTIAEALAKTCEVPLVEVTPSDILLAGVEKIETRARLVFDGLSMLTDVVILFDEFDSILWSREAEEKPEGILRFLTPGMLPKLKKLYEHAKKQRIGFILSTNLIGGLDKAATREGRFDVRLGIYPPDLLSRYGRLTQAWATWMAASKSKASFPKAAVTEVVQRTAGAPMARLGKPSWFTAPNGTPDDDSPFSLLLGKSADVDWPVPEKKIPEKPEEDYGKEPLKKLNPEVLSEWKEWYFIGSRDRKFELENGEIPSCVVPPCLSESEFETAPWESWKASCDAHAQPPI, encoded by the coding sequence ATGAGCACAACCACAGAATATGAACAGATGGAACAGGTCCGTATCCTCGATTCTCTTCGCAGCAAAGTACGGAAGCAGGAGAAGGAAGGCTATAAAGGCTTAAGGAAGCGAGTGGTGCGTGGTTCTGAAGAGAACGACGGGTGGATTCGAGATGGAGATCTCATCGAGGTTGCTTTGGTCTTAAGTGCACTTTCCGATTCCAAGAAGGCCTCTGACTCTGATTTCCAGAAACTGTCTGACAAGCTTTCTGCCGATTCCTTAACTCTCACATCGCTCGATCCGGGAAGCTTCTTCGAACATATTGATATCCAGACGGGGAAGCTCGGAGGAACGGATGATCACGTCCCGGTACTCCGAGCAGCTATCATCTTGGAAACGCTCTCGCGATCCTTCCCGAGTGCTTTTTCTAGCGGTGGCTTCGGAAGTTATGCTCGAATCGTATACGAACTTTATAAAGCCTCCGAGCCCGACGAGATGCTCGGAGGAGCTGGTCCCGGGAGTGACGGTGGGGCGCAGACAGCCTTCGTTACGATGCGGTGTATTCGCGCCGTCGTCTCGTTTGCCAACATGTGCCGAGATTTTGCGGAGTTGACGATGGCGGTCGTGGATTTGCAGGAAAAACCGCTCCCGGAGATGCCGCAAGAATGGTGGGACATTCACGCTAACGTGCTCAAAGAGACGGCCGCTATCACTACGAAGCTATATGTCGATCACTGGCAGTTTTTAGAAGACGGGCAGTCCCATGAGGACAAACTAAGAAAAATTTGCAATCTGGCCGAAGAGGCCGCGTCCAAAGCTCGCGCGACAATCGAGTACTATTCCGCTGAGGAAAAAAAGCCAAGTCGGCTAGGGCGGGACAAAGTTCGCGAGAGTTTCGAGAGACTAGAGAAGAGTTTCACGGACATCGCTGAAAAGACAAAACAGATTAGCGATCTCGCGGCTCCATTAAATGCGATTGCGAAAGAGCTGAAGGAAAAGCTACGGCCTACCTCGCGTTACCTGGAATCAATACTGGATCGCGAATTGGCTTCCGCTCTTTCGCAAAGCCGTCGTATCGCCGACGGCGCCGAACTCTTGTTTGCAGTCAACGGTTTGGCCATGCTGGGTAATGTGGAGGATGCTCGAATTGAGCGCGTGCTTCGCGCGGTGTCTGAGCAAGTTACGGACGCCGGTCGCATTCCAAGTCATCGGCCATTCGATGTCTTTGCCAAAGGCTATGTGCTTCATGTAGCCGCAGCCGAATCCATCCGGGCTTTTGCCGAACTAACGGTCCACGCGCCCGAGACTATAACAGCGGAGCTTGTTCAGAAATTGCTGCGCCATTTTGGGACGACATGGCAAGAAAAAGCGGGGGGCTGGCGGCACGAGCGCGACAATGAAAACGGACTGTGCCAGCAATGGTTAACTGTCGTTTCATTGCGCGCCTTGCAAGCGCTGGGACGGGGGCTGGATAAACGAATCAATCAATTGGTTCTGAGCAACCTCAGTGTCCGGCAGCCGGTGGAATTGAAAAACATCGGTTTGCCAGATCTTTTCTATCCAGACTTCGGCCTTGTTGTCTCTGGGCTGCGAAAGAAGAGCATCGCCAATGTCTTGCAGGGGATGCGGGCGCATATCTTGGGAGATACCTCGCAAAACCACAAATATTCCCTGGTGCTCTACGGCCCGCCTGGCACGGGCAAAACGACCATTGCAGAAGCGTTAGCCAAGACGTGCGAAGTGCCGCTGGTGGAAGTGACGCCGAGCGATATCTTGCTGGCTGGGGTCGAGAAGATTGAAACTCGCGCCCGTCTGGTCTTCGACGGGCTCTCCATGCTAACTGATGTGGTGATCCTGTTCGATGAATTCGATTCGATTCTGTGGAGCCGGGAAGCTGAAGAGAAGCCTGAGGGAATACTGCGTTTTCTTACGCCCGGCATGCTGCCAAAACTAAAGAAGCTCTACGAACACGCGAAGAAGCAACGCATCGGTTTCATTCTCTCGACGAATCTAATCGGTGGTTTGGACAAAGCAGCTACCCGTGAAGGACGTTTTGACGTGCGGCTAGGAATTTATCCTCCGGACCTCCTCTCGCGTTATGGGCGGCTAACTCAAGCTTGGGCAACTTGGATGGCGGCGAGTAAAAGCAAGGCCTCCTTTCCAAAAGCAGCAGTGACGGAAGTTGTGCAGCGAACGGCTGGGGCGCCGATGGCTCGTTTAGGCAAACCGAGCTGGTTCACGGCCCCGAATGGAACGCCGGACGATGACTCGCCCTTTAGCTTATTGCTTGGCAAATCAGCCGACGTGGATTGGCCCGTGCCTGAGAAGAAAATTCCAGAAAAACCGGAAGAGGATTACGGAAAAGAGCCGTTGAAGAAGTTGAATCCAGAAGTTCTGAGCGAGTGGAAGGAATGGTATTTTATTGGTAGCCGTGACCGCAAATTCGAGTTGGAAAACGGGGAGATACCAAGCTGCGTGGTCCCGCCATGCCTGTCTGAGAGCGAATTTGAGACTGCACCCTGGGAATCTTGGAAGGCATCTTGCGATGCCCACGCTCAGCCTCCAATTTGA